In Pseudomonas grandcourensis, the DNA window GCCGCTTTCATTCTGGCTTCGATCCTGCTCGCCATCGCGCTGATGACCTTCAAGCCCCGGGAAGAAATCACAGCGCTGTAAACAGCTCGCGTCGGGCACCTTCGGTAATGGCGACAATGCCGGGGTGCTTGACCTTGCGTTCCACTGAGATGGCATAGAACGACTCGCTCACCGCGTCGGTCTGGCCAATCACCTCCACGCCGCATTGGCGTTTCACCTCATCGGCAATCACGCTCGGGCCGATGAAGATTCCGCTGCCGGATTGGCCGAAGGCCTGCATCAGGGCGCTGTCGTCGAACTCACCGACAATTTGCGGCTGGATCTGCTGCTCGGCGAACCAGCGCTGCAAACGGCTGCGCACCACGGTTTCCGGGCCGGGAATCAGCAGCGGCGCACCGTGCAGATTGCGCGGAAAGTCGTGTCCATAACGTGCCGCCAGTTCCGGGGTGGCGAAGAAGCTGATCCCGCACTCACCGAGTTTCTGGCTGTAGCCCTTGATGTCCAGGTGCGACGGCATCGGGCTGTCGGAGATCACCAGGTCCAGGCGCTGGATCGCCAGGTCGGCCAACAAACGCTCAAGCTTGTCTTCGCGGCACGTGATGCGCAGCGGTTCGCTCAGCTCCATGGTCGGTGCAATCAGTCGATAGACGATGGACTTGGGCACCACGTCGGCCACGCCGACGCGAAACAGGATCTGTTGTTCATTGGGTTGTGCCCGCAGCATCAGTTCCAGTTCGCCACCCAGTTGAAACATTTGTTCGGCGTAGGGCAGGGCCTGGCGGCCGGCCTCGGTCAGTTCGAGTTGCCGTCCAACGCGCCGAAACAACTCGATACCAAAGGTCTGTTCCAGTAATGAAATCTGCCCGCTGATGGTTTGTGGCGTGAGATTGAGCTGCTCGCAGGCGCGCACGATGCTGCCGGTCTTGGCCACCACCCAGAAGTAATGCAATTGCCGATAGTTGAGCATGGCGTCTAACACTTCGTAAAAATCGAAGTATAACCGCTGAAAATACGAATTTTCCTGAAGTATTCACTTCTCTAGAATGCATCGCTATCAGCGGGCCATCGTTTAGGTCCCGTTTGTTCTATCGAGGGAAGCATCATGAAGCTTAAAGCCACGGCACTGTTGATCACGTCTTTACTGGTACTGGCCGGTTGCGACCAGGCCGAGAAAAGCGCGCAACAATTGATGGGCAAGGCTGCTGAAAGCGCCAAACAGGCGATTGACGATACCCACAAGGCCGCCGAGCAAGCACTCAGTGACGCCACCAGCGGGTTGATCAGCAAAAAAGAATCATCGGAAAAAGAATCGGAAAAAACCGAATCTTCCTCCCAGGAAATCTAAACCGCATTACAACGAGTCAGGACTGACCCATGGACTACCTTTTACAACTTGCCGCCAGCCCCACCGCCTGGGTCGCCCTTGCCACCCTGATCGTGATGGAGATCGTGCTCGGCATCGATAACCTGATCTTCATCTCGATCCTGACCAACAAGCTGCCCTTGCACAATCGCCAGCGGGCACGGCGCATTGGTATCGGCATGGCGTTGATCCTGCGCTTGGGCTTGCTGAGCACCATCGCGTTCATCGTGCAGTTGACTGCGCCGGTGATCGAGATTCTCGGCCACGCGTTTTCCTGGAAAGACATGATCCTGATTGCCGGTGGCCTGTTCCTGTTGTGGAAGGCGACCACCGAGATCCATCACAGCATGGACCCGGCCCCGGAAGATCCGAAGTCGGCGACCTCGACCGTGACCTTGGGCTTCGCTGCCGCGATCGGTCAGATCCTGATGCTGGACATGGTGTTCTCCATCGACAGCATCATTACCGCTGTCGGCATGACCGAGCATTTGCCGATCATGGTCATTGCGGTGGTGGTGTCGGTACTGGTGATGTTGCTGGCGGCTGATCCCCTGGCCAAGTTCATCAACGACAACCCGACGGTGGTGATGCTTGCCCTGGGCTTCCTGATCATGATCGGCATGACGTTGATCGCCGAAGGCTTCGGCGCCCATGTCCCGAAAGGCTACGTCTATGCGGCCATGGCATTCTCGGCTTCGATCGAGGTGTTGAACATGATGTCCCGCCGGGTCAGGCAGAAGCGGGTAGCCACTGAGGTTTAACCTACGCTAGAAGAAACGGCCGCCTGAACTCCAAGGAGTGCAGGCGGCCGTTTTTGTTGGTATCGGGTAAAGGTGTGGTCAGTGAGCGTTGGCGTGCTGGTTCGACGTCTCGTCCGCTTCCGGCGCAGCAGCCGGCTGGACAGGGTGATGGTGGCGGCGAGTGATGCGCAGCACGCCCCACAGCATGGCAGCGGCTACCGCCAGCCAGCTGCAAATCAATATTGCAATGATCATGGCCAGACTCATCTGTGCCTCCTCTTTGCCCTTACATGGGCACTCACGCTTCGCTGTCGTCTCTTCAGGGAACAGTCTAGCCGTTGCTGTATTTCAGGCTATTGACCGAAAGTCGCCTGTCACCAACCAGTTCGCTCTATCGAATGCACTCCACTACCGTTTAGAGCTATACCGTAGAGGCGCGGCGACCTATGATCGACGACCAAGCCGGGAATGGGATTGCCTGGCGTCTGAACTTGAACAAGAGAGAAATGATGGTGCGGGTATTTTCTCGAATTTTGTCGACCATGCTGATCGCCGGTTGCGTGGCAAGCCTGGCAAGCCTGGCGGGCTGTGCCGGGAGTGTTGCGCCTGAGATCAAGCGCTTGCCGGAGCGGGTCGAGCTCAGTGGCCGCTTCTACCGGGGCGATGCGTATCAAAGCGGGCCGCAGGTGCTGGCCAGCATGCTGTCCCAGCAGGGCATCGTGATTACCCCGGGGCTACTCGACAAACCCTTGCATTTGCCGGGGGGCGAAGCCCAGTTGCAACAGAACATGCAGAACCTTGCGCGCGAGTACGGGATGGTCGTTTACCCCCTCGATAGCAACCTTGCGGCCTTGTTGACCCAAGTCGCCGCCGGTTATCCGGTGATGGTGCGCTTTACCGAAGGCTCGGCCATGTGGGCCGAACCGCGTTACGCCATTCTGGCCGGCTACAACCGCCAGAAGCAGACGGTATTGCTTCGGGCCGGGATGAATCACCGCGAACTGATGAGCTTCAGCTCCTTCGAGTCGGCGTTCAAGGACGCCGGTGGTTGGGCCGTGCTGATCCAGAATCCGACGCAAATACCGGCTCAGGTCGATCAGCAGCGTTGGCTCAAGGCCGCCAACGATCTGGCCCAGGCCGGTCAGGAGCAGGCCGCCGCCAGGGCGAAGAAAGCCCTGGTCAGCCAGTAAGTCCGTTGGTCACCCGCCGGGCACCATCGCCCATCGCCAGCCTCTGATCTTAAGGGCCCGGAACATTGCTTCGGGCCGAGATCAGGAGGCACCCAAGGCTCCGGCCAAGCCCTATGATCCACTGGGTAACCTGAAGCCTTAGGTTCAATGGAGGTGTGTATGTCTACCGATTCCAGTTTCGACGACAAACGTCCGGAAACTGTCCCCACAACCCCTGAACAAAGCACCGATCCGGTGATGGATCCCGACAGCCCGTTGAGGGATCCCTTGGCGCGGCCAACGGTGGTGCCCACTGAAAAGCCGAAGGGATGGAGAGATCCGAGTACCGGCGACGGCATCCCGGATGACGACCAGATGCCGCTGCCCAATGACTAACTTTGCGACGATAAAAAGCCCCGAATGTTCGGGGCTAATGAGATGGTCACCCCCACACCCTGCGAGGGCTACGCTTTCGCAGGGTGTTTTGTTTTCGGAGGCCATCATCATGATCCAGTCAGCACTGATCGGTATCGATCTCGGTAAACATAATTTCCACCTTCACGGCCAGGATAAATCAGGCCACGAGGTGTTTCGCAAGAAGCTCTCTCGGACGCAGATGATGCAGCTTTTCGGCAACGTGCCGAGTTGTATCGTGGTGATGGAAGCCTGTGCGGGGGCGCATTTTGTTGCTCGTCAGCTAGCGGCAATGGGACACACGGCCAAGCTGATTTCCCCGCAGTTCGTTAAGCCCTTCGTCAAGGGCAACAAAAATGATTTCGTTGATGCTGAAGCGATCTGTGAAGCGGCTTCCCGTCCATCTATGCGCTTTGTGACGCCTAAAACCGAGTCCCAGCAAACCCTGTCTGTTCTGCATCGGATGCGCGAATCGTTGGTGCATGACCGCACAAAAACGGCTAATCAGATGCACGGTTTTCTACTGGAATTTGGCGTCAGCCTGCCCAGAGGCCTGGCAATCATGAAGCGTTTGACAAATGTCTTGGCCGAGCACGAATTGCCCATTCGTTTGACGGTGTTGCTGCAACGTCTGCACGATCACTTCGTTTACCTGGATGAGCAAATCAGGGCGCTGGATAAAGAGCTGGCGAGCCAACTGGCCGACGATGATCTGGGTAGTCGCTTACTGAGCATGCCATGTGTCGGCCCGATCACCGCCAGCCTGCTGGCTGTGGAAATGGGCGATGCCAAGCAGTACCGGCGCAGTCGCGATTTTGCCGCCTCAGTGGGACTGGTGCCCAGGCAGTACAGCACAGGCGGTAAGGCAAATTTGCTGGGGATCAGCAAGCGGGGTGACAAGCACCTGCGACAACTGTTGGTGCAATGCTCCAGGGTCTATATGCAGAGGCTGGAGCACCAGAAAGGGGCCTTGGCTGACTGGGTACGAGCCTTGCTCAGTCGACGACATTCGAATGTCGTGGCCTGTGCCCTCGCTAACAAACTGGCGCGTATCGCCTGGGCGATCGCAACTCACCATACGCAATATGAAGCAGGGCCAGACGCCTTGAACGCCTGACCCTGAGGTTGTTGCAGTACCACGACTCACCCTTCAGGTTTTGCGATAGCTGAACAACAGATGACGTGAACGGCCTACCGGCCTGGCGAAGATCCTGGCATAAAAATCGGCTTTAGAAGCCGATGGGCTTTTTAGGATCGTCAGGCGCGATTCTCATCGTGGCGCTGGGGCATGCCCCAAACAGACGCCGGATAGATTTAAGCAAGCCAACCACACCACCCGTTAATCAGTATTGCAAAAATGGGGGCGACCATAGATTTTTATGCGTGCAGCAAGATTACTTCGAAGCTTCAATCACGCCGCTTTGGCGTTGCTTGAGGTTTTTTTCCGATTTGTACTGCAGGGCCACCGACGGCACGTCAGCACCGTGCCCGGTTTCGACCCAGTTGCGAATCCGCGTGGCGTCGGCAAAGTGGGTGTACTTGCCATAGGCGTCGAGGATTACCAGCGTAACCGGGCGATTGGCCATATGTGTCACCAGCACCAGGCAGTGGCCGGCCTCGTTGGTAAACCCGGTTTTGGTCAGCTCGATGTTCCAGTTCGGCTTGCCGACCAAATGGTCGGTGTTGCGAAAGCCCAGGCTGTAATTGGGTTTACGGAACGAGACGGTTTTTTCCTTGGTGGTACTCAATTCGGTCA includes these proteins:
- a CDS encoding IS110 family transposase is translated as MIQSALIGIDLGKHNFHLHGQDKSGHEVFRKKLSRTQMMQLFGNVPSCIVVMEACAGAHFVARQLAAMGHTAKLISPQFVKPFVKGNKNDFVDAEAICEAASRPSMRFVTPKTESQQTLSVLHRMRESLVHDRTKTANQMHGFLLEFGVSLPRGLAIMKRLTNVLAEHELPIRLTVLLQRLHDHFVYLDEQIRALDKELASQLADDDLGSRLLSMPCVGPITASLLAVEMGDAKQYRRSRDFAASVGLVPRQYSTGGKANLLGISKRGDKHLRQLLVQCSRVYMQRLEHQKGALADWVRALLSRRHSNVVACALANKLARIAWAIATHHTQYEAGPDALNA
- a CDS encoding TerC family protein, yielding MDYLLQLAASPTAWVALATLIVMEIVLGIDNLIFISILTNKLPLHNRQRARRIGIGMALILRLGLLSTIAFIVQLTAPVIEILGHAFSWKDMILIAGGLFLLWKATTEIHHSMDPAPEDPKSATSTVTLGFAAAIGQILMLDMVFSIDSIITAVGMTEHLPIMVIAVVVSVLVMLLAADPLAKFINDNPTVVMLALGFLIMIGMTLIAEGFGAHVPKGYVYAAMAFSASIEVLNMMSRRVRQKRVATEV
- a CDS encoding peptidase C39 family protein — encoded protein: MIDDQAGNGIAWRLNLNKREMMVRVFSRILSTMLIAGCVASLASLAGCAGSVAPEIKRLPERVELSGRFYRGDAYQSGPQVLASMLSQQGIVITPGLLDKPLHLPGGEAQLQQNMQNLAREYGMVVYPLDSNLAALLTQVAAGYPVMVRFTEGSAMWAEPRYAILAGYNRQKQTVLLRAGMNHRELMSFSSFESAFKDAGGWAVLIQNPTQIPAQVDQQRWLKAANDLAQAGQEQAAARAKKALVSQ
- the nhaR gene encoding transcriptional activator NhaR encodes the protein MLNYRQLHYFWVVAKTGSIVRACEQLNLTPQTISGQISLLEQTFGIELFRRVGRQLELTEAGRQALPYAEQMFQLGGELELMLRAQPNEQQILFRVGVADVVPKSIVYRLIAPTMELSEPLRITCREDKLERLLADLAIQRLDLVISDSPMPSHLDIKGYSQKLGECGISFFATPELAARYGHDFPRNLHGAPLLIPGPETVVRSRLQRWFAEQQIQPQIVGEFDDSALMQAFGQSGSGIFIGPSVIADEVKRQCGVEVIGQTDAVSESFYAISVERKVKHPGIVAITEGARRELFTAL